CCAAGTCTTAGGCCAACGAACAAAGTAACCCGCTAAGACGCCTAGAATCATAGCTCCTAGAAAACCCGTTTTTACTTGATTAGCGCCAATAGGATTATTAGCAACATACCCTAAAATCATCCCTGGCACTAAGCCCGGTTTACCGGCCAGACTATGGGCAATATAGCCTGCTAGCAAGGGGATCATCATGGCAAAGCCGGCATTCCCTAATTCGTTCAAATTTCTCATGAAAGGATTGGTGATTTCTAAACCAGCGTCTGTCGCTGTACCCGTTGATAAAGCAACGGCTAAAAAGATCCCCCCCACAACCACTGCGGGAAGCATATAGGAAACACCTGTATTAAAAGCTTTCTTTAGGTCTTTCCAAATTTTATTATCTTTCATTCTCTTCTCCCCCTAGCTATAATTCTTCTAATTGGTCAAAGATAGCTTGAGGGTTTTTAATGACTTCACCGGGTTCTACGGTGAGTACTTTATTTTGATTTTCTTTTTCTTCAAAGCGTTCTTCGTCTTCAACTTCAATGGCTACTGCAAAAATAACTACATCCGCTGCATCAATTTCCTCTTGACTTAACTCATTTTCAATCCCCATGCTCCCTTGGGTTTCCACTTTGCATTCATAGCCTCTCGCTTTAGCTTCTTTTTCGATTGCTTCCTGGGCCATATAAGTATGGGCAATGCCCGTTGGACAAGCTGATACTCCGACAACTTTCATGGTGAATCCTCCCTAATCTCTATTCACACTAAAATCAATTTCTTTAAAAAATTCATACAATTTGTCTTGACTACTTTCTTTAGAAATAAAGGCTCTAAAGTTTTCATTTAATAAGTTTTTACTTAATTGGGCGATAAAGCGTAAATGAATATTATCCACATTACTTTCAGGGACGCCAATTAAGAAGATTAATTTCACTTCATCACTATCATTCCATAGCATGGTATCCTTCAAACGAAGAAAACCGATAAAGGGTCGGTTGACCGCCTCAGATTTACCATGAGGAATAGCTACTTGATAGCCTACAGCAGTCGAAACCTCAGCTTCACGTGCTAAGACCGCTTCTTCCATTTGTTTCACATCATTGACTAAGTTAGCTTCCTTGGCTTGGCTGACCAGATGATGGATGGCTGCATCTCTATTTTCAACTTCTTCGTCTAATAAGATCATTGCTTGAGGAACAATAGCATCGATTTGATTTTCCATGTCATCCTCCTTCTTTTTCTTCACTATTCTAAATCGGCATGACGAGCAAACATAGAATCTGAAGTTTCACCCGTCCGATCCATTAATTCCAGGATGATCCCGTCACCAGTTAAGAAGAGTAACTGTTCAAAGGCTGAGCCCATGGGTTGGATGGAAGTAATATCCATTCCAGAATGTTGTAATTTAGGGGATACCCCAGGAAGTAAGACCACAACATCGGCTAATTTAGCAATGGTCGATTCCACATCCATAGTTAAAATCGCAATCTTAACGCCATTCTTTTTCGCCTTCTTGGCAGTGGATACCAAGCTATCGGTTTCACCGGATCCAGAACCAACAATTAATAAGTCTCCTTCATGGGTGTGGGGGTTAGTAATTTCTCCAATCACACTGACAGAGAAACCTAAGTGCATCAAACGGTTAGCAAAGCCACGAATGCCTACTCCTGACCGCCCAGCCCCGGTTAAGAAGATATGGTTGGCCTTTAGGATAGCTTCCACCAGGTCATTTAATTGATCATCATTTTCATAGGCAACGTTGTGTAGTAATTCTTCTAAAATTTCTTTAACATAATTTTTTGCACTCATGATTAAGCCTCCATTTGTTCTTTCAATTCTTTTGCTGCTTGAACGGGGTCATCGGCGTGTAGGATACCTCCACCGACAATGATTATTTGAGGATTGTATTGCATGTAATCAGCAACCGTGTCTACTTTAATTCCACCGGCAACAGCAGTAACGGTGTTATCGACGTGTTTACTCATCTCTGCTAAGTCTTCTAGTGGGGTACGGCCCGCTGCTTGAGCGTCAACACCCGTGTGAACAGCAACCACATCGACTCCTAATTCTTCTACTTCAGCAACCCGTTTAGCAATATCGGTAATGGTAATCATATCGACCATGACTTTAGCATTGGCTTCTTTAGCCGCTTTAACAACGTCTTTGATGGTTAAGTTGTCTGTTACCCCTAAGACAGTCACGTAATCGGCCCCAGCATCAAAGGTTTCCTTAGCTTCAAGGTAACCCGCATCCATAATCTTAGCATCGCAGAGGACTTCAACTTCAGGCACAGCTGCTTTGACTTGGCGAACCGCTTCCATACCGTACTCCATCATAAATGGGGTCCCGATTTCAACAATATCAATATAATCTTTCACTTGTTTTACGAGTTCTAAGCCTTTTTCTAAACTAATATCATCTAAAGCGAGTTGTAATTTTGCAGTCATTGTTAGTATTCTCCTTTTTATTTTTTATTATGCCTTTAATGCGTCAGGGATAGTTACTTTCAGATAAGTACAATCTCCCTTAATGGTTACTTCATCTAGTGACGCAGGAATAAGAACGGTTTCAATCTGTTCAACAGCCAGATTTTTCCCAGCGTCCTCGATGGTGGCACTACCTTCAATAAAGATTAAGATAACAGGGCCGCCATCCGTTGTTTCCTTGATGCTGTCTTTCACTTGGACACGGTTGACTTCAAAATATTTTTGGTCAGCAATCTTAGCTTCGCTATAGTGGTCGTTTTCTTCTAAAATCTTGGGATCGCCCGTATCCGGCTGATAGTTCAGGTCGATACATTCAATGCCTTTATCAAGATGCAATTCTCTCGGCTTACCGTCCTTACCTAAGCGGTCGTAGTCATAAATCCGATAGGTGATATCACTCGATTGTTGAATCTCAATAAACTGACACCCCTCACCTGGAGAATGCACAGTCCCAGGTGGTAAATTAAAGAATGAATCCTTTTCAATCGGGTATTTACCTAGATAATCAAAAATATTTTTAGAGTTTGCCTTTAATTCTTCCTTAGTTACTCCTGGTTTAACACCACAGACCGCAAAGGTATCTTGGTCCTTGTCTAGGAAGTACCAGAGTTCACCCTTACCATAGGGGTAATCTTCTAATTCTTGGGCCTGCTCATCATTAGGGTGAACTTGAACTGAAGGACGGGTTTTGGTATTTAGAAATTTAATCAATAATGGAAACTCGTCAAAGCTATCAGCGAAGCTTCCTAAAATCCCTGTCTTATCCTCATTAAATACATCGACTAATTGTTTACCAGCTAGGTCACCGTTAGCGATCACACTAGGGCCGTTAGGATGAGTCGATAACTCCCAACTTTCTGAAAATCCTTCCTCTTGGTCAGAAACTTTATTGTGCTCTGGGCGGTTGACATTGCCCCAAATATGATGTTTATAATTATCTTCAAAAATCATTGGATATAAGTTGAGCGCCATTACATTTCCTCCTTTTGTATATTTTTATCTTTTTCTCACTTGTATTGTATAATTAATACATACATTTGTAAAGCGCTTTCTTTACTATTTTTTCAGTGTTTATGCTTGGAGAATATAAAAACCACTCCAATCGCCCGTGTTGAAGGCATTTGGAGTGGTATAAAAATTATTATCTATTCTCCTAACTGTATAATTTATACATATAGTCGTAAAAAAAGAGACCGTATTAGTAATTTTTACTATCGACGAAATGACTAATTTGTTCAAGCTGTTGGGTATAGTGATCATAGTCACTCAAAATGATTCCAATATATAACATATCGATCAGAGTCAAAAGCGAAATACGTGAAACCATGGTCTCACTGTATAAAGAGGTTTCATTATCACCGGTGAGAAGAGAAATATCAGCATATTCATTAATAAAATGGGATTTATAGTTAGTCAAAGCAATCGTTTGTACCCCTCTTGACTTTGCTAATTTCAGGGTATCCACGGCATCCATTGTGGCTCCAGAATGAGAAATCCCGATCAATAAATCATCCTCTGTGTAGGAGTGAACAGCCAATTGCTGTAAATGAATATCTGAATAATAAGTCGCTGGTATGCCGATACGGATCAGACGGCTGACAAAGTCTAAAGCAACACTGGAAGACGTTCCTATTCCATAGATACTTACCCGTTTGGCTGAAATAATTTTTGTAATGGCCTCTTCAAAATCATTCCTATCTAGCAAGTTCAAGGTATCCTGCATGCCTCGTATAGACTTGTCCACCACCATCTTGGGAACATCACTTAAGGAATCTTTAGGCGAAAAATCGAGATTGACACGAGAATTTTTCTCAAAGCCATTGTCTTGGTTCTGTTGTTGACCCGTTTCTAGTAAGATAGCCTTCTTAAATTCACTGAAGCCAGAGTAGCCAATGGTGTGCGTAAAACGAACCACACTAGGAATACTAACTCCCGATTTAGCCGCTAAATCAGACAAAGTATGATTCATGACCTCACCACCATGATTTAAAATATAATCAGCGACTTTTCTCTGTGAATTGGGCAAATGATTATACTTTTGCTTAATCAGTTCTGCTATGTTGGTTTCCATCAATACACCTCCTTAGTTAACCATTCACGATAAATCATATTATAGCAGAAAGCACTTTCCTGCAAAATATAAACACATTTTACTCATTGGAGATAATTATTTATTTCTACACCCATTAACCCCATAGAAAAATTAATAATTTTCTGTCACTAAAAAATTATTTATAAATTTCTTGCCTTTCTTTCTCTTCTTCCCGTATCATTGTTATATATACCACGAGGTGAACACATGAACAGTAAAAAAGATCTTATTCGAGTGGCTAAACTCTACTACTACCACAACCTGACCCAGGAAGAAATCGCTGACCAGGTGGGCATTTCTCGCATCAAAGTCTCCCGTATGCTCAAAAAAGCCCGTGATATGGGTATTATAACCGTCGTTGTTAATGACACCCCTAACTACGAGCATGTTGAACGCACCATTAAAGAAAGTTTTCAACTTAAAAACGTCATGATTACGGATATCCATAACCATGACGTCCGCGGATCCCTAGCCCAAATGGCTGGCTCTTATTTAAATACTATTCTTGAAGAAGGCGACACGATCGCTGTGGGATGGGGAAAGACCCTACAAGAATTGACCAAGTATTGCTACGGCAATCTGAATAAAAAGACGCTCTTCACTCCCCTGATCGGCGGTCACGGAGATAAGAACTTCAACCGCCATTCCAATTCCATCGCCAACCAATTTGCCGAAAACTATCTGGCCAAGTCAGCTACCATCCTAGCCCCAGCCTTCGCCCAAAGCCAAGTTGCTGCCGACATGTACATGCACGACCCCAACGTCTTGGCCACTATTGATAGAAGCAGTCAAGCCAACATCGCCATCTTCAGTATCGGTAACCCTAATGACGAAGAAAATAATATTATCTCGACCGGCTACCTGTCCGAAAAAGAGACAGCCCTCATCAAGGAAAGTGATACCACGAGTGATATTGCCTCCATTATTTTCCTTAACCAAGAAGGTAAAGAAATCCTTCAAGAGTTAGAAGAACGCCGCATCAGCGTCTCCCAAAAGGCCTTTGCTCAAATTGACCGTAAAATCTGTATCGCTGGCGGGCGAAAAAAACATATAAGTATTCTCTCCGCCATTAAGAGTCAGTATGTTGATGAATTGATTACAGATATTGATACGGCCCGGTTCTTGACGGAGAATATTTAGCGACTTAACAACAGCAGATCGACTTAAAAGGCCTATGACGACTTTCCTTTCATCATAGGCCTATTTTCATTGGAAGGAGTTTTTACTTTTTGGGTATGACTTACCCTTACTCCACCAAATTAGCAACTTTCCCAGTGGTAAGGTATTCTTCAAAATTATCCATGGAATATTCCACCATGTTTTTGACTGCTTCATCGGTGTTGGAACCTACATGAGGAGTTAGCAGGACTCTTGGATATAACTTAATCAATTCTTGAACCGTTTCATCAGGAACATCTTCTAAACGATCGAAGTTGTGGAAGAAAATTGGTCCTTCATTGGGGAGCACATCGGCCGCAAAGCCATACAATTTATCTGCTTTAAGGGCATCGATAATGGCTTGGTTGTCTTGGAGTTCTCCTCGGGCAGTATTGACTAAGATAGCGTCATCTTTCATGGTTTCGATAAAATGACGGTTAATCATCTTGTCATTTTCACCTTCAATGTAGGCCGAGTGAATACTTACAATATCAGCCTCTTTTAAGAGTTCGTCTTGGGTGTCTTTAAATTCAACGACTTCTTTGGCCGCATCAGATTGATAGATATCATAACCAATCACCCTAGCTCCTAAACCTTGGAAGAGTTTAGCTTCGGTCACGCCAATACGTCCGCAACCAATGATTCCCACCGTACAATTTCTCACTTCGCGACTAAACATACGAGGTTTCACACGGAAATCGTATGCCTTAGCGGTCGCTTCAGTAGTATAAGGCACATTACGCAACAAACTCATGGCCAGGGTCACTGCTAATTCGGCAATGGCATTCGGAGAATAGCCTGGTACTCGAGCGACCACTTGGCCTAAGTCGCGGATAGCGTCCATATCGATGTGGTTAATTCCCACAGTCCGGGTGAAAACTAAATCAATGCCCCAGGATTTCAGTAATTCCAGGTTTTTCCGATTGGCCACACAGTTTCCTCTGAGTAGGACAGCATCATGGCTTTTAGCGGTTTCAATATTATCTTCAGTCAATAATTCTTCAATTAAAGTTAGGTCATAATTATACTTATTATATTGGTTAAAAATATCCACTTTGTTCGACCGTACCCCATAGCAAGCTACTTTAAAAGTCATTACAATCTCTCCTTATTCTTTTTACTCATATTTATTAATTTTTAATGCACGTTCACTCAAAAAATTTAAATAATCCCACTGGTTTTTAAGATTTCAATTACCACCAGCCAAATTGGGATGGCTAGGGTAGCCGTTAAGGTGGTTACAAAAGAGGCGTTCGAGGCTAGCTTACTTTCACGTCCAAAACCAATCGCATAGGAGACCGCCACACTGGCCGGTGGAGTCGCCATCATCACTACAGTCGTCCCAATTGCGGCATAATCCATTGGGAGAGTGTTCGTCACCGTGAATAAAATCCCACAGACTAAAGTAATCAATGGAACAATAAGCATTTTATTAAAGGCGTAGTACCACACCTTGTTGTCCTTAACCGCTTCGGTAATTTCACTTTCACCAAGAGTTGCCCCGATTGATAACCAGGCCAATGGTGAAGCCAATTTAGATAAATAGTTCATCAATTGGTATAACCAAGGTAGGGTTAAGTCAAAGCGGAGAATTGGGGCTTGACGCTCAACCATTTCTCCAGTCTTGGCCAGGGTTTCCACCGTGACATGGGGCAGATAAGCCTGCATAGCCCAAATCAGTAAACCCGCCAAGGTAAATAAGATCGTCGGATTGAGGAAGATACTTTTGAGGTTGCTCTTTTTAAATTGCAAACCACTCATCAAGATATAGCAATAGGAATATAAGAAGATCCGGTAACCGATGTTAAAAACATTGGCGTAAATGACCCCGTCAGCCCCGTAAACCGCTGACACAATTGGAATCCCAAAAAAGGTTGTCGAGCCAAAAATCGTTAACATGCGTAAAACAAGTTGGGTGTCCCCCTCATAACGCGCATAAGTAAGACGGGTAATAACAATAAAAACTAAATAAATTAACAGGCCCCATACCAAAACACTCATACTTTGGTGGAGTTGTTGGACATTCAAATCTTGCATAAAGGCATTGAAGGCCATACATGGAATCGCTAACTTTAAAACTACCGTTGACAAGACTTTAGAAACATGTTGGTTAAAGATGCCACGACGTCTGCAAATATAACCAATCAAGATAATCCCAATCGTCGAAGTAATTGCCGAAATAAACTTCATATTTGTCAGGGTAGCTATCAATATTTCACCAAACGACATAAAAATAGCTCCTCTATAATAAAAAATTCACAAGAACTTATCGATAAACTCTATAGTTGAATTCTAGTTTATATAGAGGAGCTAGGAAATATTATTTAATTAAATGAAAGTTTTTTAAGTAATTTAAGAGACTTTTCACAAACTTCTATCCAAGGGGTGGACTTGTTGGTAATGAATAGTAGACCGCCCAGTTGTTCCATAGTATTGGAAGGTCTTCAGATAGCCCTTTTTAACCAGATAATGGATATATTTACGCACCGTCACATGGGAGAGTTGGCTTTTCTGAGTGATTTGGGGAATAGTAAAAGATTCACAATCTTGGCTTTCGATGGACGCGGCAATGACTTCCATGGTGGAAAAGGTCAGACCCTTTTCGATACTATCACTCATTTCCATATTAGCAGACTCCGCTAAACGGTTGTCGGCACCTAAGTCATCCGGATAACCATATAATTGGTCCAAGATGTCTTGGTCAATCTCCTCCTCTTGATTTAATAACTCTCTTTCCTTTTTAAACCGAAGCAAACTACTTTCTAAGCGTTCAAAGGTAAAGGGTTTGAGAATATAGTCCTGCACCCCTAAATTTAAGCCCTTTTGAATGGCTGATTTGGCGTTTTGAGCCGTTAACATGATTACTCCCGGATGCTGGTCACGAGTAGCCAAATATTCAACCAGCTGCATACCGGGTGATTGGAAATCGTCCAAATGATCATCAATTAACAAAAGGTCGAAATGGTCCTCAGCTAACTGATCAAGGGCCTCTTGGTAACTTTCTGTCACCGCAGTTACTTCAAAGCCTGACACTTTTTCGACATATTGTTTGTTAATGGCTTGAACCATGCGGTCATCTTCAACAAGCATTACTTTATACATCACTTAGCCTCCATATTGCACTTGATAGCTTAAAACAAAGTAGTTTCTCTTATTATTTATTTTCACCTTATCAAAATCATTGTGTACTTGATCTAAGACCTTAGCGACTTTATGGTAAAGACCTTGGTCAGGATATAAATAGAATGAAGTCAATAAATGATCATTGACATATTCCAGTTCAATGTCAATTTTCACCGTGTCTTGAAGCTGGTTTAAGCTTTCTTCAATCGTATTGGTGATTTTCAGCCATTCATTATTCTGACTAAAATTTTGGGCTTCGGGAATTTCATCCTTCACAGTGATCTGCCGATAAGTGGAATAGTGATTAGCGCCTAGGAGTAAATAGCCCGCTATGGTGGGATTGTTAATCAATAGCTGCACATTTTGATTGAAGTGGCTCTTATCACTAATTAAGTCTTGCAAATAACTCTTTAATTCCTTATATTCCCCTAAATCAGTTAGGCCATAGATAACATGAACTTTATTGAGAAAATCATGGTTCTGCTTGACTAATTGCTTGGCAAAGTAGTGGGAATTCTCCAGCTGGTTAACTAAATCAATCACTTCTAAAGCATTACGTAATATAAAAAGATAGCCTCGTTTCTCCCGGTTGACAATAATCGGAGCCACAGAACCGACATATTCATCCTCGTTGACCGACTTAATCAAAGACATAAATGCCTTGTCCTTTACCTTTAAATTAGGGAAAATTGCAGAATAAGGTTGGTTGAGATAGTTGCCAATATAGGTGATTGCACTATTATTCTCAAAACGGATTTTCCCTTTTGGATCAGTGATTAGGATAGCCATATCGGTATAATTAAACATGGCATTGCGCTCTTCCACTACCTGGGCAATTTCTTCAGGTTCCATTCCCAACATGCGGTTCTTTAAGGAATAAGCCAACCAAATGGCCATTATCCCTGCCACAAGAAAGGCGACCAAGATAGAACTGATCACTGTGTGTCTAGCCTGATCGAATAAGAGATTTAACTTGGGCAACATGATCCCTAAAGCTACTGCGCCTACCACTTGATTCTCTTGATTGAGGATAGGGACAAAGGCACGCATCGACCGCCCCATAGGGCCTTGCCCTGTCCGGGTATAGGATTTACCATTGAGGGCATCATACTGGTCTTGTTCTCCCTGGAAGGGACTTCCAATTAAATGACGGTTGGGGTGGGTTAGTCGGGTACTATCCTTAGTCATTATCACCACATAATCCAAGCCAAAGCGAGCTTCTTCAGCAGAGGCATAGTCGATAATCTGCTGGGAAAAATGCGTATCTTCAGCAGAGGACTGGATAAAGGGATCGTCCGCAATTTCATGGCCCACTTTTAACAACATGTCCGCTTGAGAATCGACAATGGTCTGCTTACTGGACCGAGTTAAGATAAAAAACATGATTAATAAGGTAACAATCACTAAAGTAAAGGTCATGTATAGGAGTCGAAGCAGCAGCTTATGTTTATGAAAAGTTTTTCTTAGAGAGAGCATATGAATCACCTGGCTGGGTTAATCTTTATCAGCAAAACTATATATTATAATAAAATAAAACACCATTGAATGAAATAATTTCTTAACCTCTAAAACACAAAAAAGCTATGTCATTATCTACCCTCATACCCCTAGAGACGTAAATATCATATTCATAGCTTTTTATTTAAATGTATTATATATAAAAAATATTTAATCACTTTTGACGACGTATATTCACTAGCTCCTCTACTCCATGACGACTGGTTTCTAAACTAGTAAGAGTTTTTTATACGTAGTCGATAGGAAATATAGAAATAAGATATCATTTAAGAATAGATGATTCAGTAAGGAGATCATTGCTCCAGCACGCAGAGACGCTTCACGATATTGAGCGACTAAGAGCTGGTAATCTGCTTGTTTTTGTAAGTTATTCCCTGAGCTTGATGTCATTACAATGACTTTGATATTTAATTCATGAGCCAGATTAGCTAATTCAATCACTTCGTGGGTTTGACCAGAATAGGAAATGAGTAGAAAAAGAGAATCCTTAAAGGCCGTTCCCATGGCTGAAGCCAATTGATGGGAATCCTCATAATTTAATATTGTTTTTCCTACTCGAGCAAATTTCTGCACTAAATCTTCACCGACAAGATGTGAAGCACCCAAACCATAGCAATAAATAATCGGTGCATTAATCATCAGATGAATAATTTGATCTAAAGCATCTTCATTAATTAATTGACTGGTTTCTCTAAAATTATAATAAGACTCTTTCAATAACATTGTCATGATATTTTCTAAATTTTCCCCAGGTTTAATATCCGTTAGTCCCTCTTCAACAACTAATTGACTCTCTGAAGACAGTTTTATTTTTAACTGCGAATAGCCCTTCAGTCCCAATAGACTGACAAAAGCGTACCACAGTAGAGATACTGGGACCAGACTCTCTGGCGAGTTCTTTGACATTCATTTGAATGACGTCATCAGCATGTTCAATAATATATCTCCCAACCTGAGCTTCAGACCCCGACAGCTTAGTCAATTTTTCTTCAATACCTAATAAAAAATAATTGGACATGACTATCTACCCGTTATCTTAGCGTTTTTACTAAATGAATCAGCATTCTGTGCCTCTTTCGGCACACCAAAAAAGTAAGTCGCCACGAAGCCTCCAGCATAAGCAGCGAGCAAGCCTAAAGCATAAGCCATCCATTTTCCATCAGCAATTAATGGGATCAATGCGACACCACTAGGACCAATTGCTGTCGCACCAACACTGCCTATTCTTCCAACAACAGCACCTCCGATACCATCACCAATACATGCAGTGATAAAAGGACGACCTAACGGTAAGGTGACGGCATAAATCAAGGGTTCACCAATACCTAAAATCCCGACAGGTAGGCTCCCTTTAATAATATTGACTAATCGACCATTACGACGACATTTAAGCCATAGCGCTAAAGCAGCTCCAACTTGACCTGCACCTGCCATCGCTAATACTGGCAAGAGCTGTGTGGATCCAGGTGCATTGATCATTTCAATATGGATTGGTGTGAGTATTTGGTGTAGTCCAAACATCACTAAAGGTAAGAAGATGGCCCCGAGAATAAAGCCACTAAAGGCTCCTCCAACATTGAGTACCCAATTCACCACACCCACTAAGCCAGCTGAAACCCAACCAGCGATTGGCATAATTAAAAAGATCGTCATTAAGCCTACTGTTAATAGGGAAAGCGTTGGCGTAACAATAATATCTAGGGAATCTGGAACAAACTTCCGCAATTGCTTTTCAACGATTGATAGTAGGAATACAGCTAAAAGTACCCCAATAATCCCCCCTTGTCCTGGAGCTAGGGTTTGACCGGTAAATATATTCTTTAAGGGATTTTCTGGCGTCATTCCTGTTAGATAAATGATTCCAGCAACAATTCCCCCTAAACCTTCAGTAGCCCCAAATACTTTGGCTGCATTAATCCCCACATAAATATTGAGATAGGCAAAGAGGCCATTTTTAATAATATTTAGTATGGTTACAGCACTACCCCAAGTCGCCGCATCTAAATTACCGGCAGTTATGAGATTTTGAAATACCGAGGCAATCCCCCCAATAATACCGGCACCTACAAAAGCAGGAATTAGCGGAACAAAGACACTCGCTATGGTACTAGTAAAAGATTTAAAATACGAAGGTTTATTTTTTTCTTATTTTGATTAGCAATTTCTTCTGAATGAGAGCGATTACTAGTCAAATGAGGATCTAAATTTTCATCAATCCTTTCCGTATGTGAAATTCCACTTAATTCGTTCATTTCATCAGCTACTTTTTGTGAGATACCGGGGCCAACAACAATTTGAAGCGTATTGTCGTCCTTAACTATTCCTAAGATGCCCTCCTCTTCTTCTAGGGCTGATAGGTTCACTGCTTGAAAATCCTTAATATCAATCCGAATCCGTGTCATGCAATTATAGATTTTATTTGTATTTTGCTTTCCACCAATATATTCAAAAATATTCTTTGCTAAGCGTTCTTCTTTACTCATTTTTCCCTAGCCTCGCCTTCAATAATTTTGTATATAAAACCATCTGCTTTTTGGAGTAAATTTTGAGATTCTTCAAAAGAAACTTTTTCAGCTAACATCACGACCGCATTCTTCACATTAAAATGACTAGCTACTAATGCCTCATGTGCTTGCTCATAAGAAGCTTCAGTAATATTACTGATAATTCTTGTCGCCCGATCTTCTAATTTTTCATTGGTGACATTAATATCGATCATTAAATTCTGGTAAACCTTACCAATTTGGATCATTGAAACCGTTGATAACATATTCAAAACCAATTTCTGTGCTGTTCCTGCTTTGAGTCGAGTAGATCCAGTTAATATTTCTGGTCCAACGATTACTTCAATACTTATTTTAGCTAGTGCAGAAATTACTGATTCATCATTGCAAGAGAGCGCAATCGTCTTAGCGCCAAGCTGATTGGCATATTTTAAACCGCCCATAACATAGGGCGTTCTTCCACTGGCACTGATCCCTACTACAGTGTCTAGCGGACTTAGCTTAATATCTTTTAAATCATTTTTTCCTAACTTTTCATCATCTTCGGCTCCTTCAACGCCTTTTGTCATTACTCGTTCGCCCCCAGCAATGAGACCAGCCACCATATCAGGAGAGGTTCCAAAGGTAGGGACACATTCTGCCGCATCTAAAACCCCAAGCCGTTCACTCGTCCCAGCGCCCATATAGATTAAGCGTCCATCATGATTAAAGGAATCAACAATCATTTGAATAGCTGCTTCAATCTTGGGCAAGACCCTGCTTATGGCGCTCTGAACATTATCATTTTTCGTGTTCATAGTTTTTAATACTTCTAACACAGATAACTTATCAAGACTAAAAGTA
This genomic stretch from Aerococcus mictus harbors:
- a CDS encoding response regulator — its product is MYKVMLVEDDRMVQAINKQYVEKVSGFEVTAVTESYQEALDQLAEDHFDLLLIDDHLDDFQSPGMQLVEYLATRDQHPGVIMLTAQNAKSAIQKGLNLGVQDYILKPFTFERLESSLLRFKKERELLNQEEEIDQDILDQLYGYPDDLGADNRLAESANMEMSDSIEKGLTFSTMEVIAASIESQDCESFTIPQITQKSQLSHVTVRKYIHYLVKKGYLKTFQYYGTTGRSTIHYQQVHPLDRSL
- a CDS encoding Spo0B domain-containing protein, with the translated sequence MTFTLVIVTLLIMFFILTRSSKQTIVDSQADMLLKVGHEIADDPFIQSSAEDTHFSQQIIDYASAEEARFGLDYVVIMTKDSTRLTHPNRHLIGSPFQGEQDQYDALNGKSYTRTGQGPMGRSMRAFVPILNQENQVVGAVALGIMLPKLNLLFDQARHTVISSILVAFLVAGIMAIWLAYSLKNRMLGMEPEEIAQVVEERNAMFNYTDMAILITDPKGKIRFENNSAITYIGNYLNQPYSAIFPNLKVKDKAFMSLIKSVNEDEYVGSVAPIIVNREKRGYLFILRNALEVIDLVNQLENSHYFAKQLVKQNHDFLNKVHVIYGLTDLGEYKELKSYLQDLISDKSHFNQNVQLLINNPTIAGYLLLGANHYSTYRQITVKDEIPEAQNFSQNNEWLKITNTIEESLNQLQDTVKIDIELEYVNDHLLTSFYLYPDQGLYHKVAKVLDQVHNDFDKVKINNKRNYFVLSYQVQYGG
- a CDS encoding AEC family transporter — translated: MSFGEILIATLTNMKFISAITSTIGIILIGYICRRRGIFNQHVSKVLSTVVLKLAIPCMAFNAFMQDLNVQQLHQSMSVLVWGLLIYLVFIVITRLTYARYEGDTQLVLRMLTIFGSTTFFGIPIVSAVYGADGVIYANVFNIGYRIFLYSYCYILMSGLQFKKSNLKSIFLNPTILFTLAGLLIWAMQAYLPHVTVETLAKTGEMVERQAPILRFDLTLPWLYQLMNYLSKLASPLAWLSIGATLGESEITEAVKDNKVWYYAFNKMLIVPLITLVCGILFTVTNTLPMDYAAIGTTVVMMATPPASVAVSYAIGFGRESKLASNASFVTTLTATLAIPIWLVVIEILKTSGII
- a CDS encoding MurR/RpiR family transcriptional regulator, whose amino-acid sequence is MSNYFLLGIEEKLTKLSGSEAQVGRYIIEHADDVIQMNVKELARESGPSISTVVRFCQSIGTEGLFAVKNKTVFRESISC
- a CDS encoding MurR/RpiR family transcriptional regulator → MTMLLKESYYNFRETSQLINEDALDQIIHLMINAPIIYCYGLGASHLVGEDLVQKFARVGKTILNYEDSHQLASAMGTAFKDSLFLLISYSGQTHEVIELANLAHELNIKVIVMTSSSGNNLQKQADYQLLVAQYREASLRAGAMISLLNHLFLNDILFLYFLSTTYKKLLLV